One region of Nothobranchius furzeri strain GRZ-AD chromosome 16, NfurGRZ-RIMD1, whole genome shotgun sequence genomic DNA includes:
- the atpaf2 gene encoding ATP synthase mitochondrial F1 complex assembly factor 2 gives MFRSLIRLKSPFGSVISLYNVCPRHQHSSCTRKYSTATSERKKFYQDVSISQGEGGLYEINLDRRKLKTPGGNLFVVPNEALAVAVATEWDAQKDTLKFYTMHLTTLCNTALDNPTQRNKDQMITAALKYLETDTVCYRVDEPPGLVELQKNEWDPVLHWIENRYDVTVGSSSSILGPEIPEATKDTFRQHLSSYNLWSMTGLEFVITQLKSVILSLGMIDRHLSVEEAVLLSRLEEEYQIRRWGNVEWAHDYDMYELRARTAAGALFVQLSSESSTIKHKLMQD, from the exons ATGTTTAGAAGTCTTATTAGACTCAAGAGTCCATTTGGAAGTGTTATTTCTCTTTACAACGTGTGCCCGAGGCATCAACACTCCAGTTGTACGCGGAAGTATTCCACCGCCACATCAG AGAGGAAGAAGTTTTATCAAGATGTAAGCATCTCCCAAGGTGAAG GTGGTCTCTACGAGATAAACCTTGACAGAAGGAAACTGAAAACTCCAGGTGGGAACCTGTTCGTAGTGCCTAATGAGGCCCTGGCCGTCGCTGTGGCAACAGAGTGGGATGCTCAGAAGGATACGCTCAAGTTCTACACTATGCATCTG ACGACTCTGTGCAACACAGCTCTGGACAATCCAACTCAACGCAACAAGGACCAGATGATCACTGCTGCTCTGAAGTATTTGGAAACAGACACCGTTTG TTACAGAGTCGATGAGCCTCCAGGTTTGGTCGAGCTCCAGAAGAATGAGTGGGACCCTGTGCTGCACTGGATTGAAAACAG GTACGATGTCACTGTTGGATCCTCGTCCAGCATTTTGGGTCCTGAGATTCCAGAAGCAACCAAAGACACATTCAGGCAACACTTGAGCTCCTACAACCTCTGGTCCATGACAG GACTGGAGTTTGTGATCACTCAGCTGAAATCTGTAATTCTGTCGCTGGGGATGATCGACAGACATCTGAGTGTGGAGGAAGCTGTGCTGCTTTCCAGACTGGAGGAGGAGTACCAG ATTCGGCGCTGGGGAAATGTGGAGTGGGCCCATGACTACGACATGTATGAGCTGAGGGCACGGACGGCCGCCGGAGCTCTTTTTGTTCAGCTCTCATCTGAGAGTTCAACCATCAAACACAAGCTCATGCAAGACTGA
- the LOC107388147 gene encoding glucose-induced degradation protein 4 homolog, producing the protein MPVPAGYISDSPAAAFTSSASLIPPPPINTQQPGVVTSLLYSGSKFRGHQKSKGNSYDVEVVLQHVTMEDSYLCGYLKIKGLTEEYPTLTTFFAGEIISRKRPFLTRKWDADEDVDRKHWGKFQAFYQYAKIFNSDEFDYKDLKNSDYIFMRWKEQFLVPDHTIKDISGASFAGFYYICFQKSTATIEGYYYHRSSEWYQSLNLTHVPEHSAAIYEFR; encoded by the exons ATGCCCGTCCCTGCTGGATACATCAGCGACTCACCCGCAGCGGCCTTCACATCCTCGGCCTCACTTATCCCGCCACCCCCTATAAACACTCAGCAGCCCGGCGTCGTCACTTCGCTGCTGTACAGCGGCTCTAAGTTTCGGGGCCACCAGAAAAGCAAAGGGAACTCCTACGATGTGGAGGTTGTCCTGCAG CATGTCACAATGGAAGATTCCTACTTGTGTGGCTACCTGAAGATAAAAGGGCTGACAGAG GAATATCCAACACTAACCACGTTCTTTGCTGGAGAAATCATCAGCAGGAAGCGGCCGTTTCTCACTCGGAAGTGGGATGCAGATGAGGATGTAGATCGTAAACACTGG GGTAAGTTTCAGGCTTTTTACCAGTATGCAAAGATATTTAACTCGGACGAGTTTGACTACAAGGATCTGAAGAACTCTGATTATATTTTCATGAGGTGGAAG gAGCAGTTTCTGGTTCCAGACCACACCATCAAAGACATCAGTGGCGCTTCCTTTGCTGGTTTCTACTACATCTGCTTCCAGAAATCCACAGCAACAATTGAGGGTTACTACTACCACCGGAGTTCTGAATG GTACCAGTCGTTAAACCTCACCCATGTTCCTGAGCACAGTGCAGCCATCTATGAGTTCCGGTGA